The DNA sequence GCGCCTCGCTGCGCAGCCCGCCGCGCGTGAGCATCCCCCCGTAGCGCGGGAGCGCGATCGCGACGACAAGCGCCACGATCAGCAGCGCCACCGCGAGCTCGATGAGGGTGAAGCCGCGCCTAGCGGAGGTAGTTCGCGATATCGTCATCGCCGCCGATGGAGCCGTCCGGTCCCCCCGACACGATGTCGAAGTCCTTGTTGTGCGAGCCGGGGAAGGCGTAGGTGTACGGATTCCCCCACGGATCCTTCGGCACCTCGTCGAGGTAGTCGGGGACGAGCGCCTCGAGCGAGGACGGGTAGACCGAGTTGTTCTCGAGGTAGTAGTGCTGGAGCGCCTGCTCGAAGTTCGCGATCTGCACCTTCGCGGTTTGGATCTTCGCGGGCTTGATGCGGCGCATCACCTTCGGGGCGACGAGCCCCACGAGAAGGCCGAGGATCACCATCACCACCAACAGCTCGATGAGCGTGAAGCCGTTCCTGCGTTGCGTCATCGCGCACCTCCTTGGACTTGAAGCCGCCCCGCGTCTGCGGCGGCGGTCACTGCACCATCTGGTTCATCTCGAAGATCGGCATCAGGATCGCGAAGACGATGAATCCCACGACCCCCCCGA is a window from the Chlamydiota bacterium genome containing:
- the gspG gene encoding type II secretion system major pseudopilin GspG: MTQRRNGFTLIELLVVMVILGLLVGLVAPKVMRRIKPAKIQTAKVQIANFEQALQHYYLENNSVYPSSLEALVPDYLDEVPKDPWGNPYTYAFPGSHNKDFDIVSGGPDGSIGGDDDIANYLR